One window of Methanocella sp. genomic DNA carries:
- a CDS encoding Lrp/AsnC family transcriptional regulator, protein MKIDKMNKKILNILQQSGRMTYKDVAKKIDRAQSTVRDRIGIMEEEGVIKGYTVVINKKKAGLDCYAIIKCKVDSGRLDEVTRKLKRVDNVLQVYHTSGAYNLTFLIATWDYDELKRILKEKVAPMGIKDYETIIIMESIREMSYVDIH, encoded by the coding sequence ATGAAGATCGACAAAATGAACAAAAAGATACTCAACATCCTCCAGCAGTCCGGCAGGATGACCTACAAGGACGTCGCTAAGAAGATCGACCGGGCCCAGTCCACGGTTCGTGACAGGATAGGCATTATGGAAGAGGAGGGCGTCATCAAAGGCTATACGGTCGTAATCAACAAGAAGAAGGCCGGCCTGGATTGCTACGCCATCATCAAGTGCAAGGTCGACTCGGGCAGGCTGGACGAAGTGACCCGTAAGCTAAAGCGCGTGGACAACGTCCTGCAGGTCTACCACACGAGCGGCGCATACAACCTCACGTTCCTCATCGCCACCTGGGACTACGACGAGTTGAAGCGCATACTAAAGGAAAAAGTGGCCCCGATGGGAATAAAGGACTACGAGACGATCATCATCATGGAGTCCATCCGTGAGATGTCGTACGTGGACATCCATTAA
- a CDS encoding Lrp/AsnC family transcriptional regulator: MSSKFKGNLDETDIYIIRKLCENSNTPLACIGDELNVSPSTIHKRINRLVDGGVIERFTILFDPIILDLKTVAFVGIELERSALTGKKKEDVIAELMIMPEVLEIYETLEPFDLMLKLRTNNVDVLREIIGNISSIGGVLNTNTILTTKKILETPLKYEAVETDNKVNKN; the protein is encoded by the coding sequence ATGAGCTCAAAATTTAAGGGCAACCTGGACGAAACGGATATTTACATCATCCGAAAGCTTTGCGAGAACAGCAACACGCCCCTCGCCTGTATCGGGGACGAGTTGAACGTTTCGCCTTCCACTATCCATAAGCGTATTAACCGACTGGTCGACGGGGGCGTCATCGAGCGTTTCACCATTCTATTCGATCCGATCATCCTCGACCTGAAGACCGTGGCCTTCGTGGGCATCGAGCTGGAGCGCAGCGCGCTCACCGGAAAAAAGAAAGAGGACGTCATTGCCGAGCTCATGATCATGCCCGAAGTACTCGAGATATACGAGACTCTGGAGCCATTTGACCTCATGCTGAAGCTGAGGACGAACAACGTGGACGTGCTACGGGAGATCATAGGAAATATTTCCAGCATCGGCGGCGTGCTCAACACGAACACTATACTGACCACGAAAAAGATCCTGGAGACGCCGCTCAAGTACGAGGCCGTCGAGACCGATAATAAAGTAAATAAAAATTGA